From one Dama dama isolate Ldn47 chromosome 4, ASM3311817v1, whole genome shotgun sequence genomic stretch:
- the LOC133054790 gene encoding vomeronasal type-1 receptor 4-like has product MASSFLIIGTIIVTQTMVGILGNFLLLYSYIILHFMGYRLRSTDLFLQHLIVANSLVLLCKGVPHTMAVFGWKHIRSDVGCKLLFFLHRVGRGVSISSICLLSVFQVITISPWNSRWAVLKVTAPKYMVLSIFLCWILQMLVNVIFPFHMTGKWSGKNITEEKDFGYCISILTDKTGDALSAALLLFPDVLCLGLTLWAGSSMVLILYRHKQQVQHIRRTDASSRSSPESRATKFILLLGSTFVYFYILSSICQVLLALLDQPSQFLVDITIIIAACFPTVSPFLLMTHNSSVHRLYFAGIRSAKSSTIMRKV; this is encoded by the coding sequence ATGGCCAGCAGCTTTCTCATAATAGGCACGATCATCGTAACACAGACCATGGTTGGAATTCTGGGGAATTTCTTACTCCTTTACAGTTATATCATCCTTCACTTCATGGGTTATAGATTAAGGTCCACAGACTTGTTCCTTCAGCACCTgattgtggccaactctttggtCCTCCTCTGTAAAGGAGTCCCACACACAATGGCAGTCTTTGGGTGGAAGCATATACGCAGTGATGTTGGCTGcaaacttctcttctttctgcacagagtggggaggggagtgtcCATCAGTAGCATCTGCCTCTTGAGTGTCTTTCAGGTGATCACGATCAGTCCCTGGAACTCCAGGTGGGCAGTGTTGAAAGTAACAGCTCCCAAGTACATGGTTCTCTCTATTTTCCTGTGTTGGATCCTGCAAATGCTGGtaaatgtcatttttcctttccatATGACTGGCAAATGGAGTGGCAAAAACATCACAGAGGAAAAAGATTTCGGCTACTGTATTTCTATTCTTACTGACAAAACTGGAGACGCCTTGTCTGCAGCATTGCTATTATTTCCTGATGTTTTATGTTTGGGGCTCACACTCTGGGCCGGCAGCTCCATGGTTCTCATCCTGTACAGACATAAGCAGCAGGTCCAGCACATTCGTAGGACTGACGcctcctccaggtcctcccctGAGTCCAGAGCTACTAAATTCATCCTTCTCCTCGGGAGCACCTTTGTctacttttatattctttcctccatCTGTCAAGTTCTTTTGGCTCTTTTAGATCAGCCCAGCCAGTTCCTTGTGGACATCACTATAATCATTGCAGCGTGTTTCCCAACTGTCAGCCCCTTTCTGCTCATGACCCATAACTCCAGTGTACACAGGCTCTATTTTGCCGGGATAAGAAGTGCAAAGTCCTCTACTATTATGAGAAAagtgtga